The following proteins are co-located in the Fluviicola sp. genome:
- a CDS encoding SDR family oxidoreductase, producing MSEEKGMNRRKALGSMGAVLAVAAISPAFAAENKQDEFDSKPLEDPTKKYPKPPFKKQSQPWPGLAGKMEPRPDHGETSYKGSGRLKGRKALITGGDSGMGRAAAIAYAREGADVAINYLPDEEADAIEVIKLIKAEGRVAVALPGDLRNEDFCRKLVADAVSALGGLDILVNNAARQQTRASILDISSEDFDATMKTNIYAPFWLIKAALPHLKPGSAIIGTSSVQAYDPSEDLVDYAQTKAATTSYIKSLAKQLGPKGIRVNGVAPGPIWTPLQVSGGATQEKLQQFGGKTPLGRPGQPAELASIYVQLAADDSSYATGQVYGSSGGEGNP from the coding sequence ATGAGTGAAGAAAAAGGAATGAACCGGCGCAAAGCGCTGGGAAGTATGGGGGCGGTTTTGGCAGTTGCAGCTATTTCACCGGCTTTTGCAGCAGAAAATAAACAAGATGAATTTGATTCCAAACCATTGGAAGATCCGACGAAAAAATATCCGAAACCTCCTTTCAAGAAGCAGTCACAGCCCTGGCCGGGACTTGCGGGCAAGATGGAACCCCGTCCGGATCACGGTGAAACCAGCTACAAAGGTTCAGGCCGGTTAAAGGGACGTAAAGCCTTAATTACGGGTGGAGATTCCGGGATGGGAAGAGCTGCGGCTATTGCCTATGCGAGAGAAGGTGCTGACGTGGCGATTAATTACCTGCCGGATGAGGAAGCAGATGCGATCGAAGTCATCAAGCTCATTAAAGCAGAGGGAAGAGTTGCCGTAGCACTTCCGGGTGACTTACGGAATGAAGACTTTTGCCGGAAATTGGTTGCAGATGCGGTGTCGGCACTCGGTGGATTGGATATTTTGGTGAATAATGCAGCCCGGCAGCAAACAAGAGCATCGATCCTGGATATTTCTTCAGAAGACTTCGATGCGACCATGAAGACGAATATTTATGCTCCTTTTTGGCTGATAAAAGCAGCATTGCCCCATTTGAAGCCGGGTTCTGCAATTATAGGCACTTCTTCCGTCCAGGCTTACGATCCTTCGGAGGACCTGGTTGATTACGCACAAACAAAAGCGGCAACAACCAGCTATATCAAATCCCTGGCAAAACAATTGGGACCAAAAGGAATCCGTGTGAACGGAGTAGCTCCGGGACCTATCTGGACACCTTTGCAGGTCAGTGGAGGTGCTACACAGGAAAAGTTGCAGCAATTCGGTGGCAAAACACCCCTGGGAAGGCCCGGACAACCGGCAGAACTTGCTTCGATCTACGTGCAGCTGGCAGCAGACGATTCCAGCTACGCTACGGGTCAAGTGTATGGCTCGAGCGGGGGAGAAGGAAATCCTTAA
- a CDS encoding DUF6766 family protein produces MKKKIGFWKRNALSIVFLVLMVFSLTGQIYTGWNDHNDFLKSYGKPELDMSAYLASGHFLQATFENWESEFFQMALFVILTIYLKQEGSSESRPMEDPPRDKDGECIPLEDSPGPVKKGGFALKLYKHSLSIVLTLLFLLSFGLHWYGSFLDYNEQQLLDGLPPTTAIAYLGHSKFWFESFQNWQSEFLSIFAIIFLSIYLREAGSSQSKKVNAPHAETGE; encoded by the coding sequence ATGAAAAAGAAAATCGGTTTTTGGAAACGGAACGCACTTTCCATTGTTTTCCTGGTGTTGATGGTCTTTTCATTGACAGGACAAATCTATACCGGCTGGAATGACCACAATGATTTTCTGAAGTCTTATGGTAAGCCCGAGCTTGATATGAGCGCATACCTGGCCAGCGGGCATTTCTTACAGGCAACTTTTGAGAATTGGGAAAGTGAATTCTTCCAGATGGCTTTATTTGTCATCCTGACCATTTACCTGAAACAGGAGGGTTCATCCGAATCGCGGCCCATGGAAGATCCACCGCGGGACAAAGACGGGGAATGCATTCCGTTGGAAGATTCTCCCGGCCCGGTAAAGAAAGGAGGTTTTGCTTTGAAGCTTTATAAACATTCTCTTTCTATCGTTTTAACCCTTTTATTCCTGCTTTCCTTCGGGTTGCACTGGTACGGAAGTTTCCTGGATTACAACGAGCAGCAACTATTGGATGGTTTGCCTCCGACGACGGCGATTGCGTATCTGGGGCACTCCAAATTCTGGTTCGAGTCGTTCCAGAACTGGCAAAGCGAATTCCTCTCCATTTTTGCGATCATTTTCCTGTCTATTTACCTGCGGGAGGCCGGATCTTCCCAGTCGAAAAAGGTAAATGCCCCGCATGCAGAAACAGGGGAATAG
- a CDS encoding YtxH domain-containing protein, producing the protein MKSVASKVKTDGGASVSRVVGTLAAGAAVGFAAGILVAPLKGKKIREKLAGEVKDLTDRLKNKAKDVVSTASTDITE; encoded by the coding sequence ATGAAATCAGTAGCAAGTAAAGTGAAAACAGATGGAGGTGCATCTGTTTCGAGAGTAGTAGGAACATTGGCTGCAGGAGCAGCGGTAGGGTTTGCAGCGGGAATTTTAGTAGCCCCGTTAAAAGGAAAGAAGATCCGTGAAAAATTGGCCGGGGAGGTAAAAGATTTGACCGACAGGCTGAAAAATAAAGCAAAAGATGTGGTATCAACGGCATCAACGGACATCACAGAATAA
- a CDS encoding nicotinamide-nucleotide amidohydrolase family protein yields the protein MIRKKANALIQQMQKEGLTLALAESMTCGLAAAKLSSCIGVSDVLLASIVCYTPKAKIQLLQVKQATIRSFTCESAEVTRQMAENLSERIAGDVYAAITGLASSDGSETKEKPVGTVFYAIRYQGRTYDFRKVFHGTPLEIKKKAVIELYGLILKLIKK from the coding sequence ATGATCCGGAAGAAAGCAAATGCACTTATTCAGCAAATGCAAAAAGAAGGATTAACGCTTGCTTTGGCAGAAAGTATGACCTGCGGTCTTGCAGCAGCGAAACTTTCTTCCTGCATCGGTGTTTCGGATGTGTTGCTTGCTTCTATTGTATGTTATACACCTAAGGCTAAGATACAGCTATTACAAGTGAAACAGGCAACCATTCGAAGCTTTACCTGTGAATCAGCGGAAGTGACCCGGCAAATGGCCGAAAACCTGTCCGAACGGATAGCAGGAGATGTTTATGCAGCAATAACCGGGCTTGCTTCATCAGACGGAAGCGAAACCAAGGAAAAACCTGTCGGCACCGTATTTTATGCAATCCGCTACCAGGGAAGAACGTACGATTTTCGAAAAGTATTTCACGGAACTCCTTTGGAGATCAAGAAAAAAGCGGTCATCGAACTTTACGGGTTGATTTTAAAATTAATCAAAAAATAG